From Amycolatopsis sp. YIM 10, the proteins below share one genomic window:
- a CDS encoding MerR family transcriptional regulator has protein sequence MVPDQNRSATLGGGADKFDDEHYPAYTMGRAADMLGTSQNFLRSLDEAGLIEPQRSAGGHRRYSRYQLRIAARVRELVDQGTPVGAACRIVSLEDQLHEARQHRGTEPQHSD, from the coding sequence ATGGTCCCTGACCAGAACCGCTCGGCCACGCTTGGCGGCGGGGCTGACAAATTCGATGACGAGCACTACCCCGCCTACACGATGGGCCGTGCCGCCGACATGCTCGGCACGAGCCAGAACTTCTTGCGCAGCCTGGACGAGGCCGGTCTGATCGAGCCTCAGCGTTCCGCCGGGGGACACCGCCGGTACTCCCGCTACCAGTTGCGCATCGCCGCGCGGGTCCGGGAACTGGTCGACCAGGGCACGCCGGTCGGTGCGGCCTGCCGCATCGTCTCTCTCGAAGACCAGCTGCACGAAGCCCGGCAGCACCGCGGCACCGAACCCCAGCACTCCGACTGA
- a CDS encoding acetyl-CoA carboxylase biotin carboxylase subunit family protein, with translation MPQPDLATKDPDKGYVALLGWSLNAVEALDRFDRRYVVVAPDWAEEYCSERGIPYLSWNFERLNDQSMEIAETLQQEGVDVAIPLFEETVEWAGAINSVLLDNPRLFGQAMLLRDKSLMKRRAQLGGIRVGIFEEAHDRDDVIRFLKRVNQTLLKLDGDPNDPIHLKAFDKAGCLGHRIVRTPDDVDTIPDEEFPVLMESHLDGWEFAVEAWVHNGKIKFLNISEYVTLGYSVFVPATPELERYRPQITAQIEKLIKTFDIEFGFVHPEYFVTSDGEMYFGEVAYRPPGFKVFELLERAYGFNAYQGLALAFDPKTTEEEIDAFFPREVEDAAGVAGCFGVYPRRRVVSELRIPPETEDDDYYESHDLSAPLEETVTKRTAFGTHWGLLYFFGDDPYRMRELLKEQEELDFYV, from the coding sequence ATGCCACAACCCGATCTGGCCACAAAGGACCCTGACAAAGGGTACGTAGCGTTGCTCGGCTGGAGCCTCAACGCGGTAGAGGCCCTCGACCGGTTCGACCGCCGTTACGTCGTGGTCGCGCCCGACTGGGCCGAAGAATACTGCTCCGAGCGCGGCATCCCTTACCTGTCATGGAACTTCGAGCGGCTCAACGATCAGTCGATGGAAATCGCCGAGACGCTGCAACAGGAAGGCGTCGACGTCGCGATCCCGCTGTTCGAGGAAACCGTCGAGTGGGCCGGGGCGATCAACTCGGTGCTGCTGGACAACCCGCGCCTGTTCGGACAGGCCATGCTGCTGCGGGACAAGTCACTGATGAAGCGACGGGCGCAGCTCGGCGGCATCCGGGTCGGGATCTTCGAGGAGGCACACGACCGCGACGACGTGATCCGCTTCCTCAAGCGTGTCAACCAGACGCTGCTCAAGCTCGACGGTGACCCGAACGACCCGATCCATCTCAAGGCCTTCGACAAGGCGGGCTGCCTCGGGCACCGCATCGTGCGCACCCCCGACGACGTCGACACCATTCCCGACGAGGAGTTCCCGGTGCTGATGGAGTCGCATCTCGACGGCTGGGAGTTCGCCGTCGAGGCGTGGGTGCACAACGGGAAGATCAAGTTCCTGAACATCTCCGAGTACGTCACGCTGGGTTACTCGGTGTTCGTACCGGCCACCCCGGAGCTGGAGCGGTACCGGCCGCAGATCACCGCCCAGATCGAGAAGCTGATCAAGACCTTCGACATCGAGTTCGGCTTCGTGCATCCGGAGTACTTCGTCACCAGCGACGGCGAGATGTACTTCGGCGAGGTCGCCTACCGGCCGCCGGGCTTCAAGGTGTTCGAGTTGCTGGAGCGGGCCTACGGCTTCAACGCCTACCAGGGGCTGGCGCTGGCCTTCGACCCGAAGACCACCGAGGAGGAGATCGACGCGTTCTTCCCGCGCGAGGTCGAGGACGCCGCCGGGGTGGCCGGCTGCTTCGGTGTCTACCCGCGCCGCCGGGTGGTCAGCGAGCTGCGGATCCCGCCGGAGACCGAGGACGACGACTACTACGAGTCGCACGACCTGTCCGCTCCGCTCGAGGAGACGGTGACCAAGCGGACCGCGTTCGGCACCCACTGGGGCCTGCTGTACTTCTTCGGCGACGACCCATACCGCATGCGGGAACTGTTGAAGGAACAGGAAGAGCTGGATTTCTACGTCTGA
- a CDS encoding VOC family protein has translation MSVARVRYLVHDIDTAVAFYTTHVGFEVAMEPNHEFALLVKGALRLTLSAPPVNGTTLPEQNRPAPGGWNRIQLEVDDLAAEAQRLERAGVLARSEIVHSRECQYVLLEDPAGNLVELFETNGFRENVS, from the coding sequence ATGTCCGTTGCCAGAGTCCGCTACCTCGTCCACGACATCGACACCGCGGTGGCGTTCTACACGACCCACGTCGGATTCGAGGTTGCCATGGAGCCGAACCATGAATTCGCGCTACTGGTCAAAGGCGCGCTTCGGCTGACGCTGTCGGCTCCGCCCGTGAACGGCACGACGTTGCCCGAGCAGAACAGACCGGCGCCTGGCGGGTGGAACCGGATCCAGTTGGAGGTCGACGACCTCGCCGCGGAGGCGCAACGACTCGAACGGGCAGGAGTGCTCGCGCGTAGCGAGATTGTCCATTCGCGGGAGTGTCAGTACGTCCTGTTGGAGGATCCAGCGGGCAATCTCGTGGAACTGTTCGAAACGAACGGCTTCCGCGAGAACGTCTCGTGA
- a CDS encoding ATP-binding protein has translation MVVHRVAPARAPEATALRRTLASWARALGADEDTVDDLVLAVYETIANVVDHAYRGRAGSLELRAWPRSDALVVVVSDRGRWRMPSSDDAANSLRGRGLKLIKNLAGNAVIEPGEHDTTVRMTWPRARQHR, from the coding sequence ATGGTGGTGCACCGGGTGGCCCCGGCGCGTGCTCCGGAGGCGACCGCTTTGCGGCGGACACTGGCGTCTTGGGCACGTGCCCTCGGAGCGGACGAGGACACGGTGGACGATCTGGTCTTAGCGGTTTACGAGACGATAGCCAACGTGGTTGATCACGCCTATCGCGGCCGTGCCGGATCGCTGGAGTTGCGTGCTTGGCCACGCAGCGACGCACTCGTCGTCGTGGTGTCCGATCGCGGCCGCTGGCGTATGCCGTCATCGGATGACGCGGCAAACTCCTTGCGCGGCCGTGGGTTGAAACTGATCAAGAATCTGGCAGGCAACGCCGTGATCGAGCCCGGCGAACACGACACCACCGTGCGCATGACGTGGCCGCGAGCCCGGCAACATCGATAA
- a CDS encoding sensor histidine kinase, translated as MDWHGPLGGDAFTHPALFYRTRAEYLAATVPFVLAGLANGEPVAVAVPGPNLEALRDTVTAGGGQSDRVRWLDMTEAGRNPGRIIPSVLRAFADQHTERRVRIIGEPIWAERTAEEYPACAQHEALINAAFRGRDATILCPYDSSRLGPAALADAAATHPLLVEGDRWWVSSAYAPSQVVDTYNQPLVEPDEVWTYPATWFTPAALADVRQWAVECAARAGLSPDRQDDVVIVVSELATNCIEHGDTTTELAGWTTTSALVFQASNTTIGQFHSLAGRLPAPHHQPRGRGLLMINELADLVRIHTHDNRATFRVHFDLPTSAEN; from the coding sequence CCTCTTGGTGGCGATGCCTTCACGCACCCCGCCTTGTTCTACCGCACCCGCGCCGAATACTTGGCGGCCACAGTGCCGTTCGTCCTGGCCGGTCTCGCCAACGGCGAACCGGTCGCTGTGGCTGTTCCCGGCCCGAACCTCGAGGCGCTCAGGGATACGGTGACCGCCGGCGGCGGGCAATCCGACCGAGTGCGGTGGCTGGACATGACCGAAGCCGGCCGCAATCCCGGTCGCATCATCCCCAGCGTGCTGCGGGCATTCGCCGACCAGCACACCGAGCGGCGGGTCCGGATCATCGGTGAGCCGATCTGGGCCGAACGCACTGCGGAGGAGTACCCGGCTTGCGCGCAGCATGAGGCGCTGATCAACGCCGCGTTCCGCGGACGAGACGCCACGATCTTGTGTCCCTACGATTCCAGTCGGCTCGGCCCGGCCGCGTTGGCTGACGCCGCCGCCACCCATCCTCTCCTCGTCGAAGGTGACCGCTGGTGGGTCAGCTCCGCCTACGCGCCCTCTCAGGTTGTTGACACCTACAACCAGCCCCTCGTCGAACCCGACGAGGTCTGGACCTACCCGGCCACCTGGTTCACTCCGGCTGCGCTCGCCGACGTCCGTCAGTGGGCGGTCGAATGCGCCGCACGAGCCGGTTTGTCGCCCGATCGGCAGGATGACGTCGTGATCGTCGTCAGCGAACTGGCCACCAACTGCATCGAGCACGGCGACACCACCACGGAGTTGGCGGGCTGGACCACCACGTCCGCCCTGGTGTTCCAGGCCAGCAACACCACCATCGGTCAGTTCCATTCGCTGGCCGGCCGTCTCCCAGCCCCACACCATCAACCTCGTGGCCGCGGTCTGCTGATGATCAACGAACTCGCCGATCTCGTCCGTATCCACACGCACGACAATCGCGCGACCTTTCGCGTCCATTTCGACCTGCCGACATCGGCCGAAAACTAA